One segment of Enterococcus saigonensis DNA contains the following:
- a CDS encoding antitoxin epsilon has product MTLDYRKTFEIEIINEFQSAIHSKMLNYVLNNELDKSDSTNLQVNLLKQLSNMNQINLFELSLEELEAYHDYLRTIKKYADNITRTT; this is encoded by the coding sequence ATGACATTAGATTACAGAAAAACATTTGAAATTGAGATAATCAATGAATTTCAATCAGCGATTCACTCAAAAATGTTGAACTATGTTTTAAATAATGAACTCGATAAAAGCGATTCTACAAACCTACAAGTAAATTTATTAAAACAATTATCAAACATGAACCAAATTAATTTATTTGAATTATCTTTAGAGGAATTAGAAGCCTATCACGACTATTTACGAACGATAAAAAAATATGCCGATAACATCACACGAACAACGTGA